One window from the genome of Pyrus communis chromosome 16, drPyrComm1.1, whole genome shotgun sequence encodes:
- the LOC137719974 gene encoding K(+) efflux antiporter 2, chloroplastic-like: MDLACTFRQPNVLYGIEGASYKRLNCFSSPIIFGSKDFCCNFLGNSRIVVKACSGKKLKRTVCVSGCRISRLAYREKTDDHLWNSNPKVPLSCNFGSVFKGSRAVWWSRCQNNDSLAYVNGNGRNVEYLEGHDESMGVESVHDAELTDSREEDGRYEHKEEPEAPTLDELKELLQNAMKELEAARLNSTMFEEKAQRISEAAISLQDEAANAWNNVNSTLDAVQEIVNEETIAKEGVQKATMALSLAEARLQVAVESLGIAKREGSSSEISQENDGEHDCKEEEKALLVTQEDFKECQANLAICEAELMHLQSKKEELQKEVDRLNEVAEKAQLSALKAEEDVTNIMLLAEQAVAFELEAAKRVNDAEIALQRAEKSSSNLIVDTTENNQGQVLSDDNAALEEEETVVLGSSAHIIVERDRDVPIDGDLLAVKPLPDSPSDKISQSFEDVNQSVDLSDHENGKLSLDSLKDAEVEAEKSKNVVQAKKQETQKDLSRESSPLNSPKTLSKKSSRFFSASFFSSADGTPTSVFRDLMEYARKQWPKLVVGMFLFGVGLTFYANRAERATQLLQQPDVMTTSIEEVSSSAKPLVRELQKLPRRFKKLIDMIPHQEVNEEEASLFDMLWLLLASVIFVPVFQRIPGGSPVLGYLAAGILIGPYGLSIIRHVHGTKAIAEFGVVFLLFNIGLELSVERLSSMKKYVFGLGSAQVLVTAVVVGVVAHYVCGLPGPAAIVIGNGLALSSTAVVLQVLQERGESTSRHGRATFSVLLFQDLAVVVLLILIPLISPNSSKGGIGFQAIAEALGLAAVKAAVAITAIIAGGRLLLRPIYRQIAENQNAEIFSANTLFVILGTSLLTARAGLSMALGAFLAGLLLAETEFSLQVESDIAPYRGLLLGLFFMTVGMSIDPKLLLSNFPVIAGSLGLLIGGKSLLVALIGKLFGVSIISAIRVGLLLAPGGEFAFVAFGEAVNQGIMTPQLSSLLFLLVGISMAITPWLAAGGQLIASRFEVHDVRSLLPVESETDDLQGHIIICGFGRVGQIIAQLLSERLIPFVALDVRSDRVAVGRSLDLPVYFGDAGSREVLHKIGAERACAAAITLDSPGANYRTVWALSKYFPNVKTFVRAHDVDHGLNLEKAGATAVVPETLEPSLQLAAAVLAQAKLPMSEITSTINEYRSRHLAELTELCETSGSSLGYGFSRMMSKPKTPPPDSTDENQFTEGTLAI, translated from the exons ATGGATCTTGCGTGTACTTTTCGGCAGCCAAATGTGTTATATGGCATTGAAGGGGCTAGTTATAAGAGGTTGAATTGCTTCAGTTCACCCATTATCTTTGGGAGTAAAGATTTTTGTTGTAACTTTCTGGGAAATTCGAGAATTGTTGTGAAAGCATGTTCGGGTAAGAAGTTGAAGAGAACTGTTTGTGTAAGTGGCTGTAGGATTTCACGTTTGGCCTATAGAGAAAAAACTGATGATCATTTGTGGAATTCGAATCCGAAAGTGCCATTATCTTGTAACTTCGGCAGTGTTTTCAAAGGGTCAAGAGCAGTTTGGTGGTCGCGGTGTCAGAATAATGACTCATTAGCGTATGTTAATGGAAATGGTCGGAATGTAGAATACCTAGAAGGTCATGATGAGAGCATGGGAGTTGAGTCTGTTCATGATGCTGAGTTGACTGACTCCAGAGAAGAGGATGGACGTTATGAACACAAAGAAGAACCAGAGGCACCTacattggatgaattgaaggaATTGCTGCAAAATGCCATGAAAGAACTGGAAGCTGCACGACTTAATAGTACCATGTTTGAAGAAAAGGCTCAGAGAATATCAGAAGCTGCGATATCCCTACAGGATGAAGCAGCAAATGCTTGGAATAATGTCAATTCAACCCTTGATGCTGTCCAAGAGATCGTTAATGAAGAGACTATTGCCAAAGAAGGTGTTCAGAAAGCAACAATGGCACTTTCATTGGCAGAGGCAAGGCTTCAGGTGGCAGTAGAATCTTTAGGGATTGCAAAAAGAGAGGGAAGTTCGTCTGAAATTTCACAAGAGAATGATGGGGAACATGattgcaaagaagaagaaaaagcacTTTTGGTTACCCAGGAAGATTTTAAGGAATGCCAGGCAAATTTGGCCATCTGTGAGGCAGAGCTAATGCACTTGCAGAGTAAAAAAGAGGAGTTGCAGAAGGAAGTGGACAGGTTGAATGAGGTTGCAGAGAAAGCACAGCTCAGTGCTTTGAAAGCAGAAGAGGATGTAACCAACATAATGCTTCTAGCAGAGCAAGCTGTTGCTTTTGAACTTGAAGCTGCAAAGCGTGTCAACGATGCAGAAATTGCATTACAAAGAGCAGAGAAATCTAGTTCCAACTTAATTGTTGATACCACGGAAAACAACCAAGGACAGGTGTTGAGTGATGATAATGCTGCTCTTGAGGAAGAGGAGACGGTAGTCCTAGGAAGTTCTGCTCATATCATTGTTGAAAGGGACAGAGATGTGCCAATTGATGGTGATTTGTTAGCTGTCAAGCCTTTGCCAGACAGCCCTTCTGACAAAATCAGCCAGAGTTTTGAAGATGTGAATCAATCTGTTGATCTGAGTGATCATGAGAATGGAAAGTTAAGTTTGGATTCTTTAAAAGACGCTGAAGTAGAAGCTGAAAAGTCAAAGAATGTGGTTCAAGCTAAAAAGCAGGAAACTCAGAAGGACTTGAGTAGGGAGAGTTCACCGTTAAATTCTCCCAAGACATTATCAAAGAAATCTTCTCGTTTCTTTTCTgcatctttcttctcttctgcAGATGGAACTCCGACATCAGTTTTCCGGGATCTGATGGAGTATGCAAGGAAGCAATGGCCAAAGCTCGTTGTTGGGATGTTCCTGTTTGGAGTAGG GCTCACCTTTTATGCTAATCGAGCAGAAAGGGCCACACAACTGTTACAACAGCCAGATGTCATGACCACtagtattgaagaagtttccTCAAGTGCGAAGCCTCTAGTTCGAGAATTACAGAAACTTCCTAGAAGATTTAAAAAACTAATTGATATGATTCCTCATCAAGAG GTGAATGAGGAGGAAGCTTCTCTCTTTGACATGTTATGGTTATTGTTAGCAAGTGTGATATTTGTGCCTGTATTTCAAAGGATTCCTGGAG GCAGTCCTGTTCTTGGGTACTTAGCTGCTGGCATCTTGATTGGGCCTTATGGCCTCTCTATTATTCGTCATGTACATGGAACAAAGGCAATTGCTGAATTTGGAGTTGTTTTCTTGCTGTTCAACATTGGCCTCGAG CTTTCTGTTGAAAGATTGAGTTCAATGAAGAAATATGTATTTGGATTAGGCTCTGCTCAG GTTTTGGTGACAGCTGTTGTGGTTGGTGTGGTTGCTCATTATGTTTGTGGGCTGCCTGGTCCTGCTGCAATAGTAATTGGCAATGGTCTGGCTTTATCATCCACTGCAGTTGTTCTGCAG GTTTTGCAAGAGCGGGGTGAGAGCACTTCACGTCATGGCCGTGCTACGTTTTCTGTCCTACTTTTCCAG GATTTGGCTGTTGTTGTTTTGCTAATTCTTATACCTCTGATTTCACCAAATTCATCCAAAGGAGGG ATTGGTTTTCAAGCCATTGCTGAAGCTCTTGGACTTGCTGCTGTAAAGGCAGCAGTTGCCATCACAGCCATAATTGCTGGTGGGCGCTTG TTGCTTCGACCAATTTATAGGCAAATTGCAGAAAATCAAAATGCAGAAATATTTTCTGCCAATACATTGTTTGTTATCCTAGGAACAAGTCTTCTCACTGCCAGG GCTGGACTATCCATGGCACTGGGAGCATTTTTGGCTGGTTTGCTGCTTGCAGAAACTGAATTTTCTTTGCAGGTTGAGTCAGATATTGCTCCATACCGTGGTCTTCTACTGGGCCTCTTCTTTATGACG GTTGGAATGTCTATTGATCCAAAACTTCTTCTTTCAAACTTCCCGGTTATAGCTGGATCATTAGGACTCCTAATTGGTGGCAAATCCTTATTGGTTGCTTTGATTGGCAAACTGTTTGGCGTTTCAATAATATCTGCAATAAGAGTTGGTCTTCTTCTTGCTCCTGGTGGAGAGTTTGCTTTTGTTGCTTTTGGTGAAGCTGTTAATCAG GGAATAATGACTCCTCAATTATCATCATTGCTCTTCCTTCTTGTGGGAATTTCAATGGCCATCACACCATGGCTAGCTGCTGGAGGGCAGTTAATTGCATCTCGTTTTGAGGTGCATGATGTTCGAAGTTTACTACCTGTTGAGAGTGAG ACAGATGATTTACAAGGTCATATAATCATCTGTGGATTTGGTCGAGTTGGCCAG ATAATTGCACAGCTTCTTTCTGAGAGATTAATTCCATTTGTAGCTCTTGATGTGAGGAG TGATAGAGTGGCAGTTGGACGCTCGCTGGACCTTCCAGTCTACTTTGGAGATGCTGGTAGCCGAGAG GTGCTCCACAAAATTGGTGCTGAAAGAGCATGTGCTGCAGCGATCACTTTAGATTCTCCTGGTGCAAACTATAGAACTGTTTGGGCTCTGAGCAAGTATTTCCCGAACGTCAAAACTTTTGTTCGTGCTCATGATGTCGATCATGGTCTTAATTTGGAGAAGGCTGGGGCTACAGCG GTTGTTCCAGAGACCTTGGAACCGAGTCTGCAGTTGGCAGCTGCTGTTCTCGCTCAG GCTAAACTACCCATGTcagagatcacatcaacaatcaACGAGTATAGGTCCCGTCACCTTGCGGAGCTAACTGAG TTATGCGAAACTAGCGGAAGTTCTCTTGGCTATGGATTTTCTCGAATGATGAGTAAACCCAAAACTCCTCCTCCAGATTCTACAGATGAGAACCAGTTCACTGAAGGAACACTGGCGATCTAG
- the LOC137719679 gene encoding phosphomannomutase: protein MAVRRPGVLALFDVDGTLTAPRKVVTPEMLEFMRELRKVVTVGIVGGSDLSKITEQLGKTVIDDHDYVFSENGLVAHKDRTLIGTQSLKTYLGEDKLKEFINFTLHYIADLDIPIKRGTFIEFRSGMLNVSPIGRNCSQEERDEFEKYDKVQNIRPKMVSILREKFGHLNLTFSIGGQISFDVFPQGWDKTYCLRYLDDFQEIHFFGDKTYKGGNDHEIYESERTVGHTVSSPEDTIKQCTALFLSP from the exons ATGGCTGTTAGGAGGCCTggtgtgcttgccttgtttgATGTTGATGGGACTCTCACAGCTCCAAGAAAG GTTGTTACTCCAGAAATGTTGGAGTTTATGAGAGAACTTAGGAAG GTTGTCACAGTGGGCATTGTGGGAGGATCTGACCTTTCTAAGATAACCGAGCAGCTTGGCAAAACAG TTATTGATGACCATGATTATGTATTTTCCGAAAATGGTCTTGTGGCTCACAAAGATAGGACACTGATTGGCACCCAG AGCTTGAAGACATATCTTGGAGAAGACAAACTCAAG GAATTCATCAACTTTACGCTTCATTATATTGCTGACTTGGACATACCGATAAAGAG GGGTACATTTATTGAGTTCCGAAGTGGGATGCTTAATGTATCACCAATTGGGAGAAACTGTAGCCAAGAAGAAAGGGatgaatttgaaaaatatgacaAG GTTCAGAATATACGCCCAAAAATGGTTTCCATCCTTCGTGAGAAGTTTGGTCACCTCAACCTGACATTTTCCATTGGAGGACAGATAAGTTTTGAT GTTTTCCCGCAAGGTTGGGACAAGACATACTGCTTGAGATACCTAGATGATTTTCAAGAGATCCATTTCTTTGGTGACAAAACTTACAAG GGAGGAAATGACCACGAAATCTATGAATCTGAAAGAACCGTAGGTCATACAG TTTCCAGCCCCGAAGATACGATCAAGCAGTGCACAGCTCTCTTCCTGAGCCCTTGA
- the LOC137720827 gene encoding (+)-neomenthol dehydrogenase-like isoform X4, which yields MAEATKRYAVVTGANKGIGFATVGQLASNGTIVVLTARDEKRGLEAVEKLKQFGVSDRVVFHQLDVTDSASIASLADFVKTQFGKLDILVNNAGVIGSILNGEAFRAIPGKLEDIDWSEIATPNYELGEKCLETNYHGTKRVTEALLPLLQLSDSPRLVIVSSYVGQLMFFSDGWAKGVLSDAESLTEERIDGVVSEFLEDFKQGLVEAKNWPPILSAYSVSKAALNAYTRILAKRWPNFCINCVCPGFVKTDITCNSGILTIDEGAESVVRLALLPNGGPTGQYFIRKEGTPY from the exons ATGGCAGAGGCGACGAAGAG GTATGCAGTTGTGACAGGGGCAAACAAAGGAATTGGATTTGCAACTGTTGGGCAGTTGGCTTCAAATGGGACCATAGTAGTGTTAACTGCCAGAGATGAGAAGAGAGGTCTTGAAGCTGTTGAAAAATTGAAACAGTTTGGCGTCTCTGATCGCGTGGTTTTTCACCAGCTCGACGTAACGGATTCTGCTAGCATTGCTTCCCttgcagattttgtcaaaactCAATTTGGAAAACTTGATATTTTG GTAAACAATGCAGGAGTTATCGGAAGCATACTAAACGGCGAAGCTTTTAGAGCTATTCCGGGTAAG CTTGAAGATATTGATTGGAGCGAAATAGCAACACCAAACTACGAGTTAGGAGAAAAGTGTCTAGAAACAAACTACCATGGTACGAAAAGAGTGACTGAAGCACTTCTGCCCCTCCTCCAGCTATCCGATTCACCAAGGCTTGTTATTGTTTCTTCTTATGTTGGTCAATTAATG TTTTTTTCAGATGGATGGGCTAAAGGGGTACTGAGTGATGCTGAGAGTCTCACAGAAGAGAGAATAGATGGAGTAGTGAGTGAGTTTTTAGAAGATTTTAAACAAGGTTTGGTAGAAGCCAAAAATTGGCCTCCAATCCTTTCAGCCTACTCAGTCTCGAAAGCAGCCTTGAACGCTTACACCAGAATTCTAGCCAAAAGGTGGCCCAATTTCTGCATCAATTGTGTCTGTCCTGGATTTGTCAAAACAGATATAACCTGCAATTCGGGCATCTTAACCATCGACGAAGGTGCGGAAAGCGTTGTCAGGTTGGCGCTACTCCCCAATGGCGGACCTACTGGCCAATACTTCATCCGTAAAGAAGGGACGCCTTATTAA